One Natrinema halophilum genomic window carries:
- a CDS encoding iron-containing alcohol dehydrogenase family protein — translation MTPSRSGARDPAFRFEYQPPAIRFGSGCVDDLEAELERRGLERALIVCGSTVGSTAAVMEPVRSGLGDRLAGVFDETTSKKRLATAVDGRDALEAADADVLVSLGGGSSLDVATVISVLAADDRSHEDAGSEFAARGTLTVPDDGLLPIVTVPTTLAGADLSMVAGITAGPDSSPVDEERRGGVSDPGLMPAGAFYDPELVETTPRSVLAGSAMNGFDKGIETLYASNATPVTDATARHGLETFGDGLRAFGDGDRDTETFEAILEGLILVQYGISRPGETTASIVHAFGHGLTRTEDIQQGVAHAIVVPHVLEYLFERDGVDARSGTLANALGVENAADQAAAVVESVTEVRDALGLPSRLRDVDGPDRSEFSAVAEMVLNDPFMVNAPPGLDPTVGDLEGVLEAAW, via the coding sequence ATGACTCCATCCCGATCGGGAGCGCGCGACCCGGCATTTCGATTCGAATACCAGCCGCCGGCGATCAGATTCGGATCGGGTTGTGTCGACGACCTCGAGGCTGAACTGGAGCGGCGAGGTCTCGAGCGCGCGCTGATCGTTTGTGGGTCGACCGTTGGGAGCACGGCGGCGGTGATGGAACCGGTCAGATCAGGATTGGGGGACCGACTGGCTGGCGTCTTCGACGAGACGACATCGAAGAAGCGACTCGCGACGGCGGTCGACGGCCGCGACGCGCTCGAGGCCGCGGACGCGGACGTTCTCGTGAGCCTCGGTGGCGGCAGCAGCTTAGACGTCGCGACGGTGATCAGCGTCCTCGCCGCTGATGATCGATCGCACGAAGACGCGGGATCGGAATTCGCCGCGCGAGGGACGCTCACCGTTCCCGACGACGGACTGCTTCCGATCGTGACCGTCCCCACGACGCTCGCCGGAGCCGACCTCTCGATGGTCGCAGGCATCACCGCCGGACCCGACTCGAGCCCGGTCGACGAGGAGAGACGCGGCGGCGTTTCCGATCCGGGATTGATGCCTGCGGGCGCGTTCTACGATCCGGAACTCGTCGAAACCACGCCCCGGTCGGTACTCGCGGGCTCGGCCATGAACGGCTTCGACAAGGGCATCGAGACGCTCTACGCGAGCAACGCGACCCCGGTAACGGATGCGACGGCGAGACACGGCCTCGAGACGTTCGGAGACGGTCTCCGAGCGTTCGGCGACGGCGACCGAGACACTGAGACGTTCGAAGCGATCCTCGAGGGCCTGATCCTGGTACAGTACGGAATCTCGCGACCCGGCGAAACCACGGCCTCTATCGTCCACGCATTCGGTCACGGACTGACGCGAACGGAGGACATCCAGCAGGGGGTTGCTCATGCCATCGTGGTACCCCACGTCCTCGAGTACCTCTTCGAACGGGACGGCGTGGACGCTCGTTCCGGAACGCTCGCGAACGCGCTCGGCGTCGAAAACGCCGCGGATCAGGCCGCTGCGGTCGTCGAGTCAGTCACCGAGGTACGGGACGCACTCGGGCTCCCGTCGCGACTTCGCGACGTCGATGGGCCCGATCGAAGCGAGTTCTCTGCGGTCGCGGAGATGGTTCTGAACGACCCGTTCATGGTGAATGCACCGCCTGGACTGGACCCGACGGTCGGGGACCTCGAGGGCGTCCTCGAGGCAGCGTGGTAG
- a CDS encoding PQQ-binding-like beta-propeller repeat protein, with protein sequence MTDYGRRRFLMNAGLTVACGGMAATAGAGAVSNATVGGSSASGAAQWSSEHGNAANTGYAPSTVGPKPPVTVTWEYDHGGSIAVVDDTVYLTADDGRVHALDAADGSVEWTSEISSEKSVTAAGSPAVASDTVYVSGDRNSPAVTALDAANGDVRWKKTDLGYATNLSPVVAGGSVFIIVDKILYALDADTGKKLWRFEPNLVSFDGREYGDMLVRRPVAVADGAVFAVSNKRLFARDIETGDDRWTDMLQENWATEGFSGRPIADDDAVVAIRGGTPTVFDTETGEKRLTLPGHSLDVLTQDRVYATGEAKSGDGSSSAVITGYDRKTSDDVWHSSPEMQSVGTPIVDDGSVYAPVEKPSGETGVFAFDTDTGSRKWSVTTDARPSRIAVADETLYASTETTLSAIRSEDAGKTADESNEDQGKGQSIPGFTSGVAIASGVLALEGLRRRSASGEEAD encoded by the coding sequence ATGACCGATTACGGGAGACGACGGTTTCTGATGAACGCCGGACTGACGGTTGCTTGTGGGGGGATGGCAGCGACCGCCGGTGCTGGAGCTGTCAGCAACGCAACCGTCGGTGGGAGTTCGGCCAGTGGGGCAGCCCAGTGGTCGTCGGAGCACGGCAACGCGGCGAACACCGGTTACGCTCCATCGACAGTCGGGCCGAAACCACCGGTCACCGTCACCTGGGAGTACGATCACGGTGGTTCGATCGCCGTCGTCGACGACACGGTCTATCTCACCGCGGACGACGGCCGAGTACATGCACTCGACGCAGCCGACGGATCGGTCGAATGGACGAGCGAAATCTCCTCGGAGAAATCCGTCACTGCAGCGGGGTCACCGGCGGTAGCGTCCGATACTGTGTACGTTAGCGGGGACCGAAACAGTCCAGCGGTCACCGCCCTCGACGCGGCAAACGGGGACGTTCGCTGGAAGAAGACCGATCTCGGGTACGCAACGAATCTTTCCCCCGTCGTCGCAGGTGGGTCGGTGTTTATCATCGTCGATAAAATCCTCTATGCACTCGACGCGGACACGGGGAAGAAGCTGTGGCGGTTCGAGCCGAATCTGGTTTCGTTCGACGGGAGAGAGTACGGCGATATGCTTGTGCGACGGCCTGTCGCGGTTGCAGACGGAGCCGTGTTCGCCGTGAGCAACAAGCGACTGTTCGCACGGGACATCGAAACCGGAGACGATCGATGGACGGACATGCTTCAGGAAAACTGGGCGACCGAGGGGTTTTCCGGAAGGCCGATCGCTGATGACGACGCCGTCGTTGCCATCAGAGGCGGTACCCCAACCGTCTTCGACACGGAGACAGGCGAGAAGCGACTGACACTGCCCGGCCACTCACTCGACGTGCTAACACAGGATCGCGTATACGCCACTGGCGAAGCGAAGTCCGGTGACGGCAGCAGTTCAGCGGTCATCACCGGCTACGATAGAAAAACCAGCGACGACGTCTGGCACTCGTCGCCGGAGATGCAATCGGTTGGAACACCGATCGTCGACGATGGATCCGTCTACGCGCCAGTCGAAAAGCCGTCCGGAGAGACCGGTGTGTTTGCGTTTGATACCGATACCGGGAGTCGAAAGTGGAGCGTCACCACCGACGCTAGACCGAGTCGAATCGCCGTTGCCGACGAAACGCTGTATGCGAGTACCGAGACGACACTGTCCGCAATTCGGTCCGAAGACGCGGGGAAGACAGCCGACGAATCGAACGAGGACCAAGGGAAAGGCCAAAGTATCCCCGGGTTTACGTCCGGCGTTGCAATCGCAAGCGGTGTCCTTGCACTCGAGGGGTTACGCAGGCGAAGCGCTTCCGGTGAGGAAGCGGACTAA
- the queC gene encoding 7-cyano-7-deazaguanine synthase QueC, which yields MTDTTQTTETEPSESTTERAVVLLSGGMDSATAAYEAREQGYELYALHTSYGQRTEDRELECARRIADELDAAEFLQVETAHLAAIGASSLTDEEMAVADADLESDDVPSSYVPFRNANLLAMAVSYAEANGCEAVFIGAHSEDFSGYPDCRPAFFEAFERVVDVGTKSETEITIEAPFVEHSKTDIAEYGVKLDVPYEHTWSCYRDTEPACGTCDACAYRLQAFQNIGSRDPIDYAERPSYADGNR from the coding sequence ATGACCGATACAACGCAGACCACCGAAACCGAACCCAGCGAATCGACCACCGAACGCGCCGTCGTTCTCCTCTCGGGCGGGATGGACAGCGCCACAGCCGCCTACGAGGCCCGCGAGCAGGGATACGAGCTCTACGCCCTGCACACCTCCTACGGCCAGCGCACCGAGGACCGCGAACTCGAATGCGCTCGTCGAATCGCCGACGAACTCGACGCGGCGGAATTCCTGCAAGTCGAGACCGCTCATCTCGCTGCTATCGGGGCCTCGAGCCTCACCGACGAGGAGATGGCCGTCGCTGACGCCGACCTCGAGAGCGACGACGTCCCGTCCTCGTACGTCCCGTTCCGAAATGCGAATCTGCTCGCGATGGCCGTCTCCTACGCTGAGGCCAACGGTTGCGAGGCGGTTTTCATCGGGGCCCACAGCGAGGATTTCTCCGGCTATCCGGACTGCAGACCCGCATTCTTCGAGGCTTTCGAGCGCGTCGTCGACGTCGGCACGAAATCCGAGACCGAGATCACAATCGAAGCCCCGTTCGTGGAGCACTCCAAAACTGACATCGCCGAGTACGGCGTGAAACTGGACGTTCCGTACGAACACACCTGGAGTTGCTACCGCGATACCGAACCCGCCTGTGGGACCTGCGACGCCTGTGCGTACCGTCTGCAGGCGTTCCAGAACATCGGTAGTCGCGATCCGATCGACTATGCCGAGCGGCCGTCGTACGCTGACGGTAATCGATAA
- a CDS encoding 7-carboxy-7-deazaguanine synthase QueE: MPVSDSIDFESGVDTAVEDEAGNATERLPINELFHSLQGEGSLVGVPSTFIRTSGCNLRCWFCDSYHTSWEPTHTQLRIPEIVAEVESHGTDHVVLTGGEPLLYDESVALLEALDERGYHTTVETNGTIYREAPIDLASVSPKLESSTPTPERDPSGEGAWEERHETDRIDVESLARLVEAYEFQLKFVVTDADDMPEILALLETLRDAAESPIRDDDVLLMPEGATRERLAETRTRVADLAMEYGFRYTPRLHVDLWNDAPET, translated from the coding sequence ATGCCGGTCTCTGATTCTATCGATTTCGAGTCCGGGGTGGATACCGCCGTGGAAGACGAAGCTGGGAACGCCACCGAGAGACTCCCGATCAACGAGTTGTTCCACTCGCTGCAGGGGGAAGGGTCCCTCGTCGGCGTCCCGTCGACGTTTATCCGTACCAGCGGCTGCAACCTCCGATGTTGGTTTTGCGACTCCTATCACACCTCCTGGGAGCCGACTCATACCCAGTTGCGCATCCCGGAGATCGTCGCCGAGGTCGAATCGCACGGCACCGATCACGTCGTCCTTACAGGGGGCGAACCCCTGTTGTACGACGAAAGTGTCGCCTTACTCGAAGCGCTCGACGAGCGAGGGTACCATACCACCGTCGAGACTAACGGAACGATTTACCGAGAGGCACCGATCGATCTCGCCTCAGTGAGCCCGAAACTCGAGAGCAGTACCCCGACTCCCGAGCGCGATCCCTCGGGCGAGGGGGCGTGGGAGGAACGTCACGAAACCGACCGAATCGACGTGGAGTCGCTCGCTCGGCTGGTCGAAGCGTACGAGTTCCAGTTGAAATTCGTCGTGACCGACGCGGACGATATGCCGGAGATCCTCGCACTGCTCGAAACGCTGCGTGACGCCGCCGAGAGTCCGATCCGTGACGATGACGTTCTCCTGATGCCCGAAGGAGCCACCCGCGAACGGCTCGCCGAAACCCGCACTCGAGTAGCCGACCTCGCGATGGAGTACGGCTTCCGATACACGCCGCGACTACACGTCGACCTCTGGAACGATGCCCCCGAAACGTAA
- a CDS encoding 6-pyruvoyl trahydropterin synthase family protein produces MTEGAGTRPIERGVDSTPIDGPITENRRLLHVGRDRPIRISAGHRIQHHDGKCSRPHGHNYEIAVTVAGHLTNEGWIADKGDITDVISEWDHMFLLEEGDPLVEAFESAGDDDAIVVLAAPPTAEVMSVVLERKLEAALPQTVTDIAVRISETSELCGGSEI; encoded by the coding sequence ATGACTGAGGGCGCAGGTACCCGGCCGATCGAGCGGGGCGTCGATAGCACCCCGATCGACGGACCGATCACTGAAAACCGTCGTCTCCTTCACGTCGGCCGCGACCGGCCGATACGGATCAGTGCGGGACATCGGATACAGCACCACGATGGCAAGTGTTCCAGACCACACGGACACAACTACGAGATCGCCGTTACGGTCGCGGGCCACCTGACGAACGAGGGCTGGATCGCCGACAAGGGAGATATTACTGACGTAATATCTGAGTGGGACCACATGTTTCTGCTCGAGGAAGGCGACCCGCTGGTCGAGGCCTTCGAATCGGCCGGCGACGACGATGCGATCGTGGTCCTTGCGGCCCCGCCCACGGCAGAGGTGATGAGCGTCGTTCTCGAGCGAAAGCTCGAGGCAGCCCTGCCACAGACGGTTACTGACATCGCCGTCAGAATCAGCGAAACGAGCGAACTCTGCGGAGGGTCCGAGATCTGA
- a CDS encoding winged helix-turn-helix domain-containing protein — protein MSRSRLENNEVDSAVVLSALGSKYSAEILCAAGTPKSAQALSETIEIPIATCYRRIEELVDAGLLTCEGRQLSDEGRRTNIYRRTLDEIEIDFSDDAPGFSRKRRTEAKNRLQDQLEE, from the coding sequence ATGTCTCGGAGTCGATTAGAAAACAACGAGGTCGATTCAGCCGTCGTTCTCTCTGCGCTGGGGAGTAAATACAGTGCGGAAATCCTCTGCGCCGCCGGAACGCCGAAATCGGCGCAGGCATTGAGCGAAACTATCGAAATTCCGATCGCGACCTGTTATCGCCGTATCGAGGAACTCGTCGACGCGGGATTGTTAACCTGTGAGGGTCGGCAACTATCCGATGAGGGTAGACGGACGAACATCTACAGACGAACGCTCGACGAAATCGAAATCGACTTTTCGGACGATGCGCCCGGATTTTCGCGAAAGCGACGTACCGAGGCCAAAAATAGACTGCAAGACCAACTCGAGGAGTAA
- a CDS encoding competence/damage-inducible protein A, whose protein sequence is MKVAVVTVGNELLAGRTTDTNATWLCKRLDDRGVVVDRVTTVPDRIADIARVVNEYRAEYDAVIVTGGLGPTHDDLTMDGVAAALGRSLEEHEAALAWLEEDGYSRDDLASGTTTLPAGARALHNEDGVAPGAAIENVYILPGVPSEMKTMFEAIAHEFEGTPTYRETVVAAEPESALLERIADLREGFDVAVGCYPGESVRIELESADEDAVEAAATWLRERVEPP, encoded by the coding sequence ATGAAGGTCGCGGTCGTAACGGTCGGCAACGAACTACTCGCCGGACGAACGACGGATACCAATGCAACGTGGCTCTGCAAGCGGCTCGACGACCGCGGCGTCGTCGTCGACCGCGTGACGACGGTTCCGGATCGAATCGCCGACATCGCCCGCGTCGTGAACGAGTATCGAGCCGAGTACGATGCCGTCATCGTCACCGGCGGACTCGGTCCGACTCACGACGATCTCACTATGGACGGTGTCGCAGCAGCGCTCGGACGGTCGCTCGAGGAACACGAGGCGGCGCTCGCCTGGCTCGAGGAAGACGGCTACAGCCGAGACGATCTCGCGTCGGGGACGACTACCTTGCCGGCGGGTGCGCGAGCGCTCCACAACGAGGACGGCGTCGCCCCTGGTGCAGCGATCGAGAACGTATACATCCTTCCCGGCGTTCCGTCGGAAATGAAAACGATGTTCGAGGCGATCGCACACGAATTCGAGGGAACGCCGACGTACAGAGAGACCGTCGTCGCCGCCGAACCCGAAAGCGCGCTACTCGAGCGGATCGCCGATCTCCGCGAGGGGTTCGACGTCGCTGTTGGGTGCTATCCTGGCGAGTCGGTTCGGATCGAACTCGAGAGTGCGGACGAGGACGCCGTCGAGGCGGCGGCAACGTGGCTTCGGGAACGGGTTGAGCCACCCTGA
- a CDS encoding ATP-NAD kinase family protein, with amino-acid sequence MDSIGVVVNPIAGMGGRVGLKGTDGKLEEARRRGAEPRAPERAREALQSLYRRAPDITVYTAAGVMGEHATRDAGYDPDVVYDPAEATTETTSTDPSAAGTTAADTRAAVRAMLEQGVDLIFFVGGDGTAVDVAAVLEGTDSAAEPNGDPAASRDGETPMLGVPAGVKVYSSVFAVTPADAGRIAAEFDRVETREVNDIDEDAYREGEVRTELQAVVPVPVAPDVQSGKRVSSGSVDALAAGFAREVEPGRTYVFGPGSTVGAIESELGIEPSPLGVDVWRGATRARETGGANGAGESTVNETGRRSEGGDTDEADDTIEAGDTIDADDTIEAGDTIDAEQPGRRGDVLARDASESEILSVLADPVTIVVSPIGGQGFIFGRGNHQISPSVIRQADEIAVVAAEDKLDDIDSLRVDTDDADIDDQLRGWLQVRTGRFTTRLAKVI; translated from the coding sequence ATGGATTCTATCGGTGTCGTCGTGAACCCGATCGCCGGAATGGGCGGACGGGTCGGACTCAAGGGGACCGACGGGAAACTGGAGGAGGCACGACGCCGCGGTGCGGAGCCGCGAGCACCGGAGCGTGCGCGCGAGGCATTGCAGTCGCTGTACCGACGCGCTCCGGACATCACCGTCTACACTGCCGCGGGAGTAATGGGCGAGCACGCGACGAGAGACGCCGGCTACGATCCCGACGTCGTCTACGACCCGGCGGAAGCCACTACCGAGACTACCTCGACCGATCCGTCAGCCGCGGGAACGACGGCCGCTGATACCCGCGCGGCTGTCAGGGCGATGCTCGAGCAGGGTGTCGACCTCATTTTCTTCGTCGGTGGTGACGGTACCGCAGTCGATGTCGCAGCCGTGCTCGAGGGTACCGACAGCGCTGCGGAACCGAATGGCGATCCCGCCGCGTCTCGGGACGGCGAAACGCCGATGCTCGGAGTTCCGGCCGGTGTCAAGGTCTACTCGTCTGTTTTCGCCGTAACACCGGCCGATGCCGGTCGAATCGCCGCCGAATTCGATCGCGTCGAGACCCGCGAGGTCAACGACATCGACGAGGACGCCTACCGTGAGGGCGAGGTTCGCACCGAACTGCAGGCCGTCGTTCCGGTCCCCGTCGCACCGGACGTTCAGTCGGGAAAACGGGTCTCGAGCGGAAGCGTCGACGCGCTGGCGGCTGGATTCGCACGCGAGGTTGAGCCGGGGCGGACGTACGTTTTCGGGCCCGGAAGTACCGTCGGAGCGATCGAGAGCGAACTGGGAATCGAACCCTCACCGCTTGGAGTCGACGTCTGGCGAGGCGCCACCCGTGCCCGCGAGACAGGCGGCGCAAACGGAGCCGGTGAGTCGACCGTGAACGAAACCGGGAGGAGAAGTGAAGGTGGCGATACAGACGAGGCCGACGATACCATCGAGGCTGGCGATACGATCGATGCCGACGATACCATCGAGGCTGGCGATACGATCGATGCCGAACAACCCGGACGACGCGGCGACGTTCTCGCTCGCGATGCGTCGGAATCGGAGATCCTCTCAGTTCTCGCAGACCCAGTGACGATCGTCGTCTCGCCTATCGGTGGACAGGGATTCATCTTCGGACGGGGAAATCACCAGATTTCGCCGTCAGTGATCCGACAGGCCGACGAAATCGCAGTCGTCGCCGCCGAAGACAAACTCGATGATATCGATTCGCTGCGCGTCGACACGGACGACGCAGACATCGATGACCAGCTTCGGGGTTGGCTGCAGGTCCGGACGGGCCGATTCACGACTCGGCTAGCGAAAGTGATCTAA
- a CDS encoding phosphate signaling complex PhoU family protein, which yields METRKVQRLGPSTLAMTLPAEWASEHGVEKGDEVSLRTSGKGTLTVMPESASTEETEAIIHTDNLDADAVERAIVAQYVLGRRIIRIEREDGALESEHINAVYQAETQLMGLGVIEETPESISIRCSVDPDDFTLDNLLERLERTGQTMRGEGIKALAHGNPDLAQRALNRERQANKIFVLLLRLIFTAYQNPNLARAVGLNSGFPLIGYRSIAKNLELTADNAEDIAEIVIETESHTLNVDSSVMRNIRELNELVDEITSKAVEAAVERDYNKSNEVRQLFHVIANREQEILAELPEMENEDLLRIREVLVSLQQTAQYAMRNAEISANLALNEESEHTTIK from the coding sequence ATGGAAACGCGGAAAGTGCAACGGCTCGGGCCGTCGACGCTCGCGATGACGCTCCCGGCAGAGTGGGCGTCCGAACACGGGGTCGAGAAAGGCGACGAAGTTTCCCTTCGGACCAGTGGTAAGGGTACGCTGACCGTAATGCCCGAATCGGCGAGTACGGAGGAAACGGAGGCGATTATTCACACGGACAACCTCGACGCAGACGCCGTAGAGCGCGCGATCGTCGCCCAGTACGTCCTCGGGCGGCGCATCATCCGTATCGAGCGAGAAGACGGTGCGCTGGAGTCGGAACACATCAATGCGGTGTACCAGGCAGAAACGCAACTGATGGGCCTGGGCGTAATCGAAGAAACCCCGGAGAGCATCTCGATTCGGTGTTCGGTCGATCCCGACGATTTCACGCTCGACAACCTGCTCGAGCGCCTCGAGCGAACCGGTCAGACGATGCGCGGGGAAGGGATCAAGGCGCTCGCCCACGGCAATCCCGACCTGGCACAGCGCGCGCTCAATCGGGAGCGGCAGGCTAACAAAATATTCGTCCTGTTGTTGCGATTGATCTTTACGGCCTACCAGAACCCCAACCTCGCACGGGCAGTCGGCCTCAACAGCGGATTCCCGCTCATCGGCTATCGATCGATCGCGAAGAATCTCGAACTGACGGCCGACAATGCCGAGGACATCGCGGAGATCGTCATCGAGACCGAAAGCCACACTCTGAACGTCGACAGCTCGGTGATGCGGAATATCCGGGAACTGAACGAACTCGTCGACGAGATTACCTCCAAGGCGGTCGAAGCGGCCGTCGAACGAGATTACAACAAGTCAAACGAGGTTCGACAGCTGTTTCACGTCATCGCTAACCGCGAGCAGGAGATTCTCGCGGAGCTTCCGGAGATGGAAAACGAAGATCTCCTCCGAATTCGTGAGGTCCTCGTCAGTCTCCAGCAGACTGCCCAGTATGCGATGCGAAACGCCGAAATTTCGGCCAATCTCGCGCTCAACGAAGAGTCCGAACACACGACGATTAAGTGA
- a CDS encoding DUF7525 family protein, which yields MATQTESTDKGVGLTLALSALAVIGALVMLTGAPDVTAAWGFAAAVLFSSLAVVGVHLYWD from the coding sequence ATGGCTACGCAAACGGAGTCGACGGACAAAGGCGTTGGACTTACACTCGCGCTGAGCGCACTCGCTGTGATCGGTGCACTCGTGATGTTAACTGGCGCACCTGACGTGACAGCTGCCTGGGGATTCGCCGCTGCAGTTCTCTTTAGTTCGCTGGCAGTCGTTGGCGTTCACCTCTACTGGGACTAA
- a CDS encoding DUF7123 family protein, translated as MTDYSDEERRILSYLRESAARGEQYFRAKNIADAIGLSSKQVGARLPHLAEKTDEVDIEKWGRARSTTWRVTIS; from the coding sequence ATGACCGACTACTCCGATGAAGAACGGCGAATACTCTCGTATCTCCGCGAGAGCGCCGCCCGCGGCGAGCAGTACTTCCGCGCGAAAAACATCGCGGACGCGATTGGACTCTCGTCGAAACAGGTTGGCGCACGACTGCCACACCTTGCGGAGAAGACTGACGAAGTCGATATCGAGAAGTGGGGCCGTGCCCGATCGACGACCTGGCGAGTCACGATCAGCTAA
- a CDS encoding SRPBCC family protein — protein sequence MTVRVDRSFEVSAAPERVWKFIADPANRARSISVVEEYSVDDPDGKRVTWHVELPIPLVRKTIRVNTEDVTRTPPEYVKFVGKSKVMQVTGEHEIIDTDGGTRLENRFVVDGKLPGVETFFERNLDSELENLRRALERDLQTTR from the coding sequence ATGACTGTCCGCGTCGACCGGTCGTTCGAAGTTTCGGCGGCACCGGAGCGCGTCTGGAAGTTCATCGCCGATCCAGCAAACAGAGCCCGATCCATCAGTGTCGTCGAAGAGTATTCCGTAGACGACCCCGACGGCAAGCGCGTCACTTGGCACGTCGAACTCCCTATCCCCCTCGTTCGGAAAACGATCCGCGTAAACACGGAGGATGTCACGCGAACGCCGCCCGAATACGTCAAATTCGTCGGCAAATCGAAAGTGATGCAGGTCACCGGCGAACACGAGATTATCGACACTGACGGCGGCACCCGTCTCGAGAACCGCTTCGTCGTCGACGGCAAACTCCCGGGCGTGGAGACGTTTTTCGAACGAAATCTGGATTCGGAACTCGAGAACCTCCGGCGTGCACTAGAACGTGACCTGCAGACGACACGGTAA
- a CDS encoding carbon-nitrogen family hydrolase has translation MTTDTSVEFDDADDADAGGEVLTLALAQLRVEAGEVERNVDRALTAVSRAADRGADLVALPELFNVGYFAFDLYERYAEPFAGETFTRLREAAADHGIAVLAGSIVEDLAATESVETPAPEGLSNTAALFDADGELGLVYRKHHLFGYDSAESDLLVHGESLETTVIGGLTVGVTTCYDLRFPELYRRLVDDGVELILVPSAWPYPRIEHWQTLSRARAIENQSYVATINGTGEFDDATLLGRSSVYDPWGISLASSGDDPALFTAEIDPRTVADVREEFPALRDRRL, from the coding sequence ATGACAACCGACACGTCTGTCGAGTTCGACGACGCCGATGACGCCGACGCAGGTGGCGAAGTGCTGACGCTTGCGCTCGCACAGCTACGCGTCGAAGCAGGAGAGGTCGAACGAAACGTCGATCGGGCGCTTACGGCCGTGTCGCGAGCCGCCGACCGCGGAGCGGATCTGGTCGCGTTACCGGAACTGTTCAACGTGGGCTATTTCGCGTTCGACCTCTACGAGCGCTATGCGGAACCGTTCGCGGGGGAGACGTTTACCCGCCTTCGAGAGGCGGCAGCAGACCACGGAATCGCCGTTCTCGCGGGGAGTATCGTCGAGGATCTGGCGGCCACGGAATCCGTCGAGACGCCGGCACCTGAGGGGCTTTCGAACACCGCTGCACTGTTCGACGCAGACGGCGAACTCGGGCTCGTCTACCGCAAACACCACCTGTTCGGTTACGATTCCGCGGAATCAGACCTACTCGTCCACGGCGAGTCACTCGAGACGACGGTTATCGGCGGCCTGACCGTCGGTGTCACGACCTGTTACGATCTCCGATTCCCGGAACTCTACCGTCGACTGGTCGACGACGGCGTCGAGTTGATTCTCGTTCCGAGCGCGTGGCCGTATCCCCGAATCGAACACTGGCAAACGCTCTCGAGAGCCAGGGCGATCGAAAACCAGAGCTACGTGGCGACGATCAACGGCACTGGCGAGTTCGACGACGCCACGCTCCTCGGACGCTCGAGCGTCTACGACCCCTGGGGGATCTCACTCGCCTCGAGCGGCGACGATCCAGCGCTATTCACCGCCGAAATCGACCCGCGGACAGTCGCCGACGTCCGCGAGGAGTTTCCAGCACTGCGAGACCGTCGACTTTGA